AGCAGCCACGGGCCACAAGTCACGTTTCGAACCGGTCCTTCCGACGTGGGAGGCATTTGACACGCACAACATTCCGGAGCTGGAGGACGTCAAGCTCATGTTTGGTTTTGCGCAGGAGACCGGTGGTCGGTATTTCTCGGAACCTACAGAGAAGGAGACGGCGAGGGAGCTGAAACGTGCCACGGCGGTGGCATTGGGACGACCTGCGGAGCAGCAGGAATTGGTCACTGTGAAGGAGTGGTTTGCGGCAAGATTTGCGCTGGTGTGAGCGTGATCGGTTGTAGTGGAACATAGTGTGCTGTACTGTGTACTGTACTGtgtactgtactctgtacttcgTGGGACATGGCGGCGCAGGCTGATCAACGTTAGACAATACAGTCATTACCGTCGCCATTCCAATCCAGGTTTCATGTTACTACATATACACGCGTgcctatacacactggattCGGTACTCATAGCTCCCTGAGCTACTCGGGTAATGCTCCTGGAACCCGGTTTGACTTTACAGACAAATGAGACCACGTATATCCATTCCAATCTGCCCATATAGAGCCTGCGAACTGTGAAAATTGTTGTACATCGGGTTTCCTAGTATACCTGGTAGTGTAGTGTGCTCATATCGCTGTGACCAATGGTATGGTAACTCTCGCGGGACCCtttccctccctctctcttctttATGTATTCATTATTCAATAAAGAGTCAATGAAATCGTGAAGTTTTTGTCAGTTACTCTTGGTTGTTTTATATGCGAATGCATGAGGAATTTCAATCTATCTTGTAGTCTGGGCTAGGGTATGGTTGGTGAGTTGTAAGTAGCTATAGATCTTAACATGAACCTATGACGCTGCAGAAATTTTCTCATTAAGTCCCCTTGCTCCTAATGGTAACGTTATCATAGATCTCGGATTGCGCTGTGTCGTGTTCATGCTCACCTGAGCACTGCACAGAGTAGGCCAGATAAATCAGATCACGACCAGTCATAACCCGCTATTTATCCCGTGAACTGGAATTCCAAAATACTCAACGAACTCCCATCCGGCGTAGTACACCCCCTGTACTCCAACCTGCTCTCAACCTCCCCAAACAACCTTTTAAAATCCTCCTCcgacctctccctccccgCCAACAGCCCAAACATGGTAACATCCATCTGTCGAACAATTTGCTCCATGTATCTATTAACCTTCTGTGCACCAGCGCCAACGCTGGGAATGACATGGTCAACGATCAGAATCCGCGCACCGGGTTTGAGCGCGGGGAGCAGGTTGCGGATGATGTCGCGTGCTTTGTCGTCGGGCCAGTCGTGCAGAATAAAGCGGAGGATGTAGACGTCTGCGATTGTGGTCTGAGGGTGGAAGAAGTCATGTTCTTTGAAGGTTATGGAGTTGTTGTACCTTGGTGGGAGGAGGGGGGCGGAGGTGGCCACGACGCGGGCTTGGTCTTGGATTGTGGCTGTTATGTGTGGGTAAGTGTTTATTATTGTCATGCAGAGGTGGCCTTCGTTGCCGCCGACCTGTGTCTTTTTCAGTATATGCGGTAAGGGTAGGGTAGGGTGGGGGAAAGGGAGGGTCTTACATCGACAACAGTCCTAACCTTCGACCAATCAAACCCCCTAACCACATGCTCGCATGCATGAATAGAAACCGTCTCTGTACTCGCCATGGCATTATTAAACCGCACCTCATCCTCCGGATGCAACGCATGATAATCCCACATCGTCCCGCGCGTCTCTCCGCGCTCCTCCATGGCAACGCTAAGCCCCGTCTTCGTATTATCCCTTCCTGTAGGATCCAACTGCAGCGATTCGTACATTTTGATTGCGCCGGGGGCACCCACGATTACGTTCCACAGGGCGCTATCGCGCATGTTGTGGTCGCGCGCGGTGGCTGCTGAGAGGGCGTTGTGGCGGATGAGGCCTGGTTCTGGTTCGCTGAGGAAGCCGATGGAGATGGCGTAGCGGATTAGGCGGGTTAGGAGGTCGAGGTTGATAGAGGTTAGTTGTGAGAGGGTTTGTAGGGAGACGGCGCTGCCGAGAGGGATGTGCTCCGGGATGcagaggcggaggagggttgCGATTGTGCCTAGTTCGAAGCCCTGTTTGGCCATAATTAACACATTGTCCTATCTGTGGGGACAAATTGAATGCTGAATGCCATACCTGCATGGTGACATGGTCCAAAGTCTCGGATGGCCCGCTCGCGAGCCGGAAAAGCGTCAATGCTGCGGAGAGCAGCTCGAATCGGGCACGGGAGCCCTCTGGACTCAGTAGGGGAAAGGAACTTGGAAAAGTTTCATCGTCTAGCGGCGGAAGTCCTTTGCTTCCAAGCTCCTCGTCAACTACGGTGGCGTTGGATGCAATTACGTTGGCGAGATCCGACAGCGTGTGCTGTTCGTGGGAAGGAGACGGAGTGGCCATGATTGACTCTGCCAATTGCTGGATATTCGGTAGACCGATAGAAAGAAACAGAATTGTGATTTTATTTGACTCGTACTCAACAAGTCTATCTGAGGAGTCCCGTCGAGGATTAAGATGCGTTGTGTCACCGTCAACATGTTGTAGCACGGGTACATATGGCGTATCAAGGACAAGGAATCTGTGAGTGTATTAAATCCCTCAAGCAGTTGAGAAGTAAACGGTGTATGGATAAGTTGCCTGTTTAGTTGGACAGATGTATGCACCGAGTAGAAGGTGCCTGATTTGTGCAACTATTCGGAACATATCGGAATAGGTTCCGTGCATCAAAAAGGCATGGCTCTTTTCAAAATTTCGATATTTTTGAGCTTCTCGGATCCGAAATGTAGACTGGGCTTGTGCTCGGGCTCCTGACGAGAACATGTTGGGGGATGGATGTTGAGAAAGCGCCCTGATTTCTCGGGTATGCCATTAATCCGTTCAATCATGTAGGCATTGCTAGACAGCGAACAGATGTGGCTCATCAACTCTCGATGGTATGACTGTGTCTGAGAAGCGTGGTGGATGCGGGTATTGGAGTTGCAACATTAGAGTCCTTAAGCCCTTGGACACGACGCTGGAGACACCGTACATCACAGCAAATTCAGATCAACACTCTAATTAACGCAGGCGTAAAGAGTTTCCTTTCATATACCCAACTCACAAAAATGACTCCAGCGGCGTCTCGAACTGAAATCCCAAGTCCCCCGGAGTGAACTCAGCCAGCTTCAATGCCATTTTGATCCCCAGAGCAAACCCAACCCTCATCAACGCGTCCCTAATAAGCTGCGTTTGCTCCGGTGTCGCCAGCCCACACGCCAGCACATACCATAAAGGCCACAGCAGACTATACCCGTGAAACGCGCGAATCCTCGGCTTACCCCCTTCCAATGGAGTTGGCGGATTCCCCAATGTATCGATGTCACCAAGGGAGAAGGGGATGCTGCGACAGACGTCTGCGATCATGTCTTGAATTACCTCGAGGACTGCGGCGTCGTCCGGGAAGGGACCGAGGAAGAGCGCGCGGATGCGACGGAGTTCGAGCATTAGGCGTTGCAGGACGATGCGGATGGCGCGGTAGAAGTTCCAGACGACAGAAAGGAATAAAATTTGGTAGGTAATTAGTGGCTCGCCAGTAGGACCATGGACGACAAGCGGGAGCCATTCGTTGGGTAGAGTCTGACTCCATTCGGATAGTTCCGAGTCCAGGGCGGTTCCGGTATCGATCCAGGTGAATAATTGCACGGCATCTACGTTCTCGGGCGCTGCTTGTGCTGAGGTGGCTTCCATGAAGATCTGGCTGACTTTCGACGCTGCTGAAATAAGTCGATGCACGGGGTCCGAGGTATCCAGTCCCTCGACGATCCAATCGGTGCTGAAACGGGGCTTTTCTCCCAGTGCCAGGATCTCGGAGTGCGTATGCGTGTAGGCAAAATTGAACAAATCCCTCCCGCGTTGATACCCAAACTGGCTCGCTCCCCTTAACTTCATCAATAACTCAAACCCAGCCCGATGAGAGCTAGAAAGCCCATTGCGCTCTCCAGCAATATCCTCGAACAACGATAAAAGCGCTAGTGTCGCAAGGGATTCGTCTTGGACGGCCTGGGTCCGCGACTCAAGCGCCTGCCGAAGTCCCCGCAGCGCCTTTCCGTAGTTGCTTCTTGCTTTCACGGTCAGCGAAGGCACTTTAGATTCGTTTCCAAGAGCCATAAAAGCAGTCGCGTCGACTGCTTCTCGTAGACAGAACGATGCAGAACCTTCTTGGCTTTCCTGTTCGCGACAGAACGTGTATAGCGAAGGGAGAAAGCCCAGATGGCTTATTCCAATCGTTAACCCGCTATTCGTCCCATCGTATGTCGTGTACTGGTCGAAAAAGTAGCAGATTGCGCGCTCTTCCCAGGTGGAATCGGCAACTTTATACAGTGAAAGTGACGGTTCTTGTTGGCTGCCGGTGTcggtgccggtgccggtgcGAGCAGCCGCTACACTCTGGGACGTCTCCGGGATCTTCCAGGTAATCATTTGGCCCCCAGTTTGGGGCTGTATGTCAGAAGGTGGAGATGAAGAATTCTTTCTCACTAGCTTCTCAACCTTGTGCGTCTCATTCCGGAAGATTGTGTCTGACCGGTATCCCGGGCAGGGTTTCCCATACACCGAGCAGTTGCGGCATCCCGGTTGGCCTTCGTCGCACTATGGTATCGGTCAGTATGTTACACAGAACCAACACAAAAGAAGCCCAGATCTATATAAGAGGTTGTTGTCTTGTATAGAAACCATGGGCCTTACCTTAATCTTCCGCTTGCGACACAGGTGGCATCCTGTGCTCGGCTTTCCTCCATATACCATGTTTCAGTCAATTCTTTTATAGGTCTCCTTAGGTCTGTGTCTGCCTGGCTAGGTTCTATTCCCGATTCCCCGGTCTCATAAACTCGGAGCCGTCGTCGGATTCTAAACGTTGCTGTCTGCTGTCTGTCGGAGCAAAAAGCACATCGACATGGTGGATGCGACAAGCAGCTAATACCTTCTGGTGTTCGCCTAATAATATGCTTGATGCGACCAAGGCTATCAGGAATGCAGCAGATCGACCGCGGCTCACGAGGGACTCCTCGGGATTCACCCCTAAATCGTGCGGAGATTCGATAGAGTGCTTACTAAGCAATGGAGCTTCCTTTTTCGGAAAACACAAGATTCATGCAATCACATTACATTTGATCATAGCTATACGATGTGGTTCTATTCATTGTATCTGCTAACTATAAGCGACTAGCCTAAGCTAAGGCTTTGCGTAAACACGACGGCCTGTCTATAATTCTGCTGCTCTTGCAACGCTTGTTCTAGTGTCAACAGGACACGAGTGGTACGGATATGCAATTCTGGACGGGGACTGTAGTTAGCTTCGTTCTGGAAAGAACAATCCGGGAGGAAGGAATACCCTCAATATCGACATCATAACTGACCGGGGCCTCATCGCGATGAAGGAGAACCGGGGCAGCCTGTCCCGGTCgcctcttctccctcacGCGCATCTTCAGTCCGACATTCTCGCCTTGATCCACCCACAGAATGCCAGAATCTTGCTTTTGGGCCTGTTCTCTCAACCAACGTCTGAACAGCCGGATCACACCATCCTCCATGGTATTGGCACTCAGCAGGCGGTTGGATCCCGGCACGACCTTGACCAGACTGACCACAACACATAGCTGTGAGAAATCCTCCGCATCTTCGATGTGCACTGCTCGTTTGACGGTAAGATCGTCAGGATCGAGACCACTATCAGACGGGACTAATTGAGACCCATCCATTTTTTCCTCCACTGTGATCTCAGGTCGGAATCGGGAATACAGCGACGTGAGTCTCCCCAGCTTTTGCGCCGTCTCAACATTCTCATATAGCGAGCCTTCGCCCTCGTGTTTATCACTCAGGCCATTAGTGCCGAGATAGTTGCAGAAAACGTGCGGCTCGGTGAGTTTAGAGACGGGGTGAAAACACTCGAGGATAAGCTTGTATTCTTTCAGCGATGCCGCTACCAGTAACCGGTAATGGAGGATACGGAGGACTAGAGCGTGGAAGCGATGTGAGACTGTTGCCAATGGAAGGAGTTCGCGGGTGGGAAATGGGGTGAGAATTTGGACAAAGACCTGGACTGTCAGCAATCCTTTTAAACCTGAATATATGGAGCACACATACTTCGTTTGGAAGTGAGTAGAGGTGAAGCGGCATATTGCTTTGTTATGTATTCATTCTGTTGAATGTTGAAAATGCCATCCCATATTAACCCCGCGGATTGACGTCAAGCGGGGAGCAGAGTATACAACATAGAATCGGCAATACGCAGACCCTTCTACCAGTAGTGAGCTCTCCATTTCCAGCTAATTCAAACAAATTGTTTGATGGATGCTCGCAATTCTACATTGGAGACCGCACCAGTAATTCCAGTAGCCAGGCTTCCAATAACCCTTCTCATGCATCCACCTTGCAGGTGCTGACCGCTCTATGGGGTGGTGGTGTTCGGCTCTTATCTTCGAGTAAGAGAAGTTGAGACTAGATCAGCTAGCTATGTATTCCTGACTACACAGCACACTTGCATTACAAGCGCCTGCATACTTATATCCCCCGGCCCCCCCTCCGTAGGTTCTGGTCACTCCCCAGTCTACCATATCACCTCATGCACTCGCAATGCCCACTATCGAACAAGCAAATCAACTCCTACAAGTGCTGGAAATAAGCCAAAAGGCTGTTCATACGGTCGTCGCGGAATGGGAAAACCTCCCCCCTCGAACCAGAACACAGGCCTTCCTAGCCGTGAACTGTTTGACGCCCGGCGCACCGTAATCGCAGCCACTGGAAAGCTGGTCGAGCTGGTCGCGAGTCCTAGTGAGCGTCTGATACAGGTTACCTCATTACAATGAGTCGCGGTGTCTTCATATCGTGACTGCTTTGCGAGTTCCGGATTTGCTGGCCACGGCAGAAGAAGCAGGTCTTGGTATTGAAAAGTTGTCTGCGGATGTGAGCATTGAGATTCGCAAACTTTGTATTTCTGCCGGTTGGTGTTTGGTTACTAATTTGGCAGACTTTCCTTGGGATACGCTGGGTGAGCGCAATTGATAGATGTTGGAGGAGGTGTGGGTAAATAGGCTATTCCCTGTGCACCACCGATACTAATGTAGAATAACATAGGAGGGTTTTGTTTTCAATTCTCCCACACTCACCGTCAACCCCGATTCGTTATCCAAGACCGCGCTCCAGCACTAGAACAGGCCCAGAAGGAAATCTGGCCTCGCGAGAACCCCAACGCCCTAAAGTCCGGACCCCTCTAATTCCAACCCCACGACTTCTTCGAAACAAACCCAGTCCAAAGAGCAGACGTCTACTGGCTAAGATACATCCTGTAAGCGTCCACATCCTCACACATCGCACACACGCTAACCACCCACAGCCACGATTGATCTGATGATTACTGTATCCGCATTCTGAAGGCAATCCGAGCCAGCATGCGTCCCAACTCCAGACTCCTCATCTGTGACCAAGTCATGAATACAACGGTGGGCTGTGATGCGATTCGATCCGCACCGGCGCCGTTACCGGCGGATTATGGGTATGCCACGCGGTACAGCCATCAGCGTGATATTACAATGATGAATATTATTAATGGGATTGAGCGGACGCCAGATTACTTTCGGGAATTGATTGAGAAGGCGGGCTTGGTGATGAGTCGGATGTATGATTGTCGGAGTCAGGTTTCTTTGGTTGAGTGTATGTTGCCTAGGATACCTCTATCGAACAATAAATCAAGTCGCATTGAGCTACGATTCACAACCCTACTGCACCTCATCACAATCAGTTGTAGCTACCAAGTTCTTCCATAAATGCAACCCTCATGATTCCTCTCAATAGCCGTCCCTATAGCCTGGACTGCATCACTTCCCAACGGCAACCGAGGAGGCAAACTCCGTCCCTGACAGAGCCCAGTCCCCGTCAATGCCTCAACAATAAGTCGCGCCCCCTTAGCCGGATCATCCGGCTGACGTTGATTATACTGCTTCAACGCCTCGCCAGCCCGCTTTGCCACACTCTCCAACTCTTCAATGCGACCCTTAGCACGGGCCTTATTcccaccatcaccaacaaGAAAATTCGTGCCATGGGATCATTTGCCGTTGTCCATCCCTCTGAGGTCGTCTAATTTGGATGGATTGCGAGAACCAGCAATCACCGTGTCATCAATCTTCGCAGCGGCTATGGCGACTTGTCTCCCAAATCCGGAGAAGCAGCCGGTGACGAGCCATACGCGTGCCATGATGTTTTTTCACTGTATGGGGTTGATGAAGTTGAGGAGATGTATCAATCGGATATAGGAGGGAAGTAGATTGATTTTATAGCTGATAGCCCGCGTACGACAGTTCATTATCTATCTCTGCACTTGTACAGAGTTCATTGTATGCGCCGCATGCACGGGACTGCCGGATTCAAGCCTAACTCCGTCGTTTACGAGGTGATCTACCTCATCCATGGCGTGGAAAAGAACGCATCTCACTCTCTTGTTTCGCAATTAGGAGTTGAGGTGGTTTCCTGGGGTTTGATTAACGTACATAAAtgcatgtacggagtagctGCTTGGGTCTCTCTTAGTGTCCGGACTGACTGGGGACAGTCTGACCAAATGATGGGAGATTATTCAAAGCACTGGCAATGTTTGATGAATCTCTCCAAAATCTCCCCGGATACAGGGCGCGGGATATCAGCGTCCATGCTTAGGGTCCGCGAGGCAGTCTAATGGCGGGTATTATTATTCTTGCCTCTTCGAACATGATACCCGAGACCAGCGCCGGTAAATGCCGTGATGAGAAGTAGGTGTTCAGGTCTTCATGAATATGCCAAGTCAAGTTGAGAAATATATCTGCTTCACGTGGTGGTTGTACAGCGGAGTATGCCGACCAGAGACTGGAGAAATCCCCGCGGCTTGCCGTCTTCACTCGGCTCTATCTCCGGACCCCACTATTATTATTCCCCGGAGCTCCAGAGTCCCTTCTTTAAAAGCGCTTCCCGTGGAATCTTTTCAGTGCATTCTTCTTTTCTACACTACAGGACAACATATCATTTCGCCATGGTTGAAAACGTACTCGACGACATCTCCCACCGCAGGTACAACCCTTTGCGGGGTTCCTACATCTTGGTGTCTCCCCACCGAACCAAGAGACCCTGGCAGTAAGCCTTCCATTAATCCCCGCGCAACGAGGGAAAACAGCTAATATAGCGCAGAGGACAGCAGGAGAGCCCGTCCAAAAACACGCTGCCCAACTACGATCCCAGCTGCTACTTGTGTCCCGGCAACAAGCGCGCCCAGGGCGATTCCAACCCCAAATACGAGAGCACCTTTATCTTCGTGAACGACTACAGCGCCGTCAAAGAGGAGCAGGCGCCTTACAATCCAGATAATGCCGATGGTATGCTAGTCCCTTTCGCATTTTTTGATTGGTAGCTAACCCGACagacctcgagtccatgtTCCTACGAGCGGAACCCGTCACCGGAAAATGCTATGTCCTCACCTTCTCCGCAGCCCACAACCTCACCCTGGCCGATCTATCGCCCGCGGAGATCGCCCCCGTCATCGACGCCTGGACCGAGCTCTACACCTCGCACCTTTCGCCCAAGTCAGCGCTGGCTGCCGTCGCCCCGGCCACCACGTTGCCTCCCAACTCGCCCACTGCCAACCTGACCAAACCCAAGGAGCAATACCGGTACATGCAGATCTTCGAGAACAAGGGCGCAGCGATGGGCTGCTCGAACCCGCACCCGCATGGCCAAGTCTGGACGACCAGCTCGTTGCCGGAAGAGCCCGCGATGGAACTGGAGCAGTTGCAGAAGTACCGGCGCGAGCGCGGAGGGAAACACATGCTGGAGGACTATGCGGCGCTGGAGAGCAAGAAGCAGGAGCGTGTGGTTTTTGAGAACGAGGCGTTCTTGGTAGTGTGTCCGTGGTGGGCGACATGGCCGTTTGAGACGATGATTGTGAGCAAGAAGCATAAGCGTGCGCTGGTGGATCTGGACGCTGGCGAGAAGGGCCAGCTGGCTGAGGCTATTGCTGAGATTACCCGGCGATACGATAACCTGTTTGAAACGAGCTTCCCGTACAGTATGGGTATTCACCAGGCGCCGCTTGATGGTACggaagaggaggttgaggcGTCGTACTTGCATTTGCACTTTTATCCGCCATTGCTGCGGAGTGCTACCGTGCGGAAGTTCTTGGTCGGGTAAGTTCCTTTCGCCGTGCTGAAACCTTTTGTGGTTGTGGAGTATGTGCTGACTCCGCAGATATGAAATGATGGGCGAGCCGCAACGGGACATTACTCCGGAGCAAGCCGCTGCCAGGTTACGGGATTGCGGAGGAGAGCTGTACAGGAGGAAGCTGGATGGTTGAACTCGATAGCATAGGCAGACATCAGTTATAAATGGATAAtatatcctcctcttcacaGTCATCGTATACCACAATCAAAGAGCAAGATACCGCTCCCTCTGCGTCAACATCCACACCAAACTCGAACTAGCCACAATCAACGGCGCAACAAACCTCCCCCTAAACTCCGCGCTTCCAAACCCCAACCACTCCCCCACAAAATGCATAAGCGCAATCCCAAAGCTCCACGCCGCCAGATCGTAGGCCACCGGCGTCGTGATGTTATACGCCGCGTATCCGCGGACAATCGAGGAGAGGAAGGTCCAGGTTCCGAAGGTGCGGGAGGCGAGAGGGTTGGTGTGGGATTGGCCGGAGGGGGTTTTGGCGTTGTAGAGCTGGGCTGCGTATGAGGGGGAGCGGTAGGCTTGGAGACTGTTGGCGGTTGAGATCACGGAGACCTGGTGATTTGTTAGCATTGACTGTTGCCAGGTGTTTGTTTATCTGCATTGCGGGGGGGAATTGAGCATACGAGGAAGAGCCACTTGGGCAGGAGGCCCTCGAAGGGGGGGAGGTAGGAGAGGAGATCTGCCATGGTGAGAGAAGTGTTTATTTGGAGTATTGTGAAGTACCCTGAGGAACAGAGTATGGTGAATGCACCTTGAGGACGAAGCTCCCGTAAGCCGAGGATGAACATGGCACGTGCGCCAATCCCCCAACATTTTGGCGTCGGCTCAACTTTTCTGCCACGACACATCACCGCGCCTTTGTGAACATCCATCTCAATTGTTCACAAGCAGACACAATGGAGTTCCTATCCAAATACTCGGACTGTCTGTCTAACTGGCAGTTCCATGTGACCCCTGGCCCGCAGGCCGTGGCTGCGCTTGGTCTGCTGTCCACCGGTGCTTTCTACATTGTCTGGAAGGCGTTGACCTTTATTCGCGTCATCCTGAGTCTGTTTGTGCTTCCTGGAAAGCCTGTATGTCATTTCATCGCCAATTAGATGATTCAAGACATTCTGACTGATGGTTGACAACTACAGCTCCGCTCGTTCGGTCCCCAAGGCAGCTGGGCCGTAGTCACCGGAGCATCCGATGGCCTAGGAAAAGAATTCGCCCTCCAACTCGCCCGCTCCggcttcaacatcctcctcgtctccCGCACGGCCTCGAAGCTAGCCATCCTGGAAGATGAAATCAAAGCCAAGAACCCCTCCGTGCAAACCAAAAGCGTGTCAATGGACTACGCCCAGAACAACGACGCCGACTACGCGAACCTCAAGGCCGTTATCGACGAACTCGACGTCGCAGTCCTGATCAACAACGTCGGCAAGTCCCACAGCATCCCCGTCCCCTTCGCCCTGACCCCCGAAGATGAAATGAACgatatcatcaccatcaactgCACGGGTACCCTGCGCACCACGCAACTCGTCGTCCCGGGAATGGCCCAGCGCAAGCGCGGCTTGATCCTAACTATGGGCTCGTTCGGCGGTCTCCTCCCCACCCCGCTCCTGGCAACGTACTCCGGCAGCAAGGCCTTTTTGCAGCAGTGGTCGACAGCCCTGGGCGCGGAGCTGGAACAGCACGGTGTTACTGTGGAACTCGTGCAGGCGTATCTGATCACATCGGCCATGTCGAAGGTGCGCAAGACCAGCGCGACGATTCCGGACCCCCGCGCGTTTGTCAAGTCCGTTCTGGGCAAGATTGGACGGAATGGTGGGTCGCCGGGGTATGCGTATAGCTCGTCGCCGTACTGGAGTCATGGACTCATGGCGTGGTTTCTGACTTGTGTTGCTGGCGTTATGAACAAGACTGTGCTTGGGCAGAACAAGGGCATGCATGAGTCGATTCGGACGCGGGCGTTGCGCAAGGCCGAGCGcgagaaggggaagaaggctACTTAGTTGTGATGTAGGCAGGTGCCATGAGATACTAGCATAGGTGATACGAGTAGAGATTATGATGAATGATGGATAAGTTAGGATGGTTGAATGTATTCTAAGCTAATGTGACAAGACATTTCTACTTTCAATGAAATGTTGCATGAAACAACAGCCCAACCATGTATAGATCCATTACCAAGCCACGATTCTGAAGTCTATGAGGCAAACATACGCAAGTTTTAAATGTTGCTTGGGCTGCCTCAGCCCTGGAGGATGTGTAAGGGAGCACGGCATGCTATATATACAAACAAATGTCGAGGATATCACACCAAGGCGAATATTAGTCTTAATAGTCATATCAAAATCTCCCTATTGGTAATGATCCATGTCTGCCACATAGCCAAGTGAAGATACCACTCTGTGTATGTAGTAGGGATATCTTTTGTCGGGCgttctcatcatcatccatccgATTGCTTTCCTTATATGAGAGGCTATGAGCCCGCGCCTCCCAAATCGTTCTATACATCATCGCCAAAAGAAAGTCATTTCATATCAATAGAATATTCAAGTGCTCGTACAGCTCTTCTGATGGCATTGCTTGATGAAAAGAATTATATCCATGCGATGTCCGAATTTTGGCTGGCAACATGCTCCCAGATAAAGTAGCCAACCAAAAACGACATGGGCTATATACTTGCATTGATGGTCATCATCCGCTCGAATGCGTACTCTGGAATAGTCAAGCAAGCCAAATGATGGAGTtgtaaatatatatttcccGGCCAGGTCACTCTTACATTTACTAAGAGAGATCAAACAGTATACAAAAATGCCCAATCAACAGACCCATGTTGTGATTCTCCAATAATATGGTACGATGACAAGCCATCGCCGGATTCGATATATACGACGTTACTCTGCCACCAGAAGCATACTATATACTGCAACTCGCGGATAGAAGCGTTGCAAAAATGAACGGGCTGGAGTGAAAGCCTTTCTCGGTAATCGTCGACTAAGCATGAAACGAGTGTATGGAGCAGGATGTGGAGTGTGTACGAAGCGAAAGGAACAACGGTGTTTTACCAGTAAACGCCAGAAA
This region of Aspergillus chevalieri M1 DNA, chromosome 4, nearly complete sequence genomic DNA includes:
- the GAL7 gene encoding UDP-glucose:hexose-1-phosphate uridylyltransferase (COG:C;~EggNog:ENOG410PFUG;~InterPro:IPR001937,IPR019779,IPR005849,IPR005850, IPR036265;~PFAM:PF01087,PF02744;~antiSMASH:Cluster_4.6;~go_function: GO:0008108 - UDP-glucose:hexose-1-phosphate uridylyltransferase activity [Evidence IEA];~go_function: GO:0008270 - zinc ion binding [Evidence IEA];~go_process: GO:0006012 - galactose metabolic process [Evidence IEA];~go_process: GO:0033499 - galactose catabolic process via UDP-galactose [Evidence IEA]), with amino-acid sequence MVENVLDDISHRRYNPLRGSYILVSPHRTKRPWQGQQESPSKNTLPNYDPSCYLCPGNKRAQGDSNPKYESTFIFVNDYSAVKEEQAPYNPDNADDLESMFLRAEPVTGKCYVLTFSAAHNLTLADLSPAEIAPVIDAWTELYTSHLSPKSALAAVAPATTLPPNSPTANLTKPKEQYRYMQIFENKGAAMGCSNPHPHGQVWTTSSLPEEPAMELEQLQKYRRERGGKHMLEDYAALESKKQERVVFENEAFLVVCPWWATWPFETMIVSKKHKRALVDLDAGEKGQLAEAIAEITRRYDNLFETSFPYSMGIHQAPLDGTEEEVEASYLHLHFYPPLLRSATVRKFLVGYEMMGEPQRDITPEQAAARLRDCGGELYRRKLDG
- the ERG28 gene encoding Erg28 family protein (BUSCO:EOG092655IF;~COG:S;~EggNog:ENOG410PQX8;~InterPro:IPR005352;~PFAM:PF03694;~TransMembrane:2 (o89-108i115-133o);~antiSMASH:Cluster_4.6;~go_component: GO:0016021 - integral component of membrane [Evidence IEA]), with the translated sequence MADLLSYLPPFEGLLPKWLFLVSVISTANSLQAYRSPSYAAQLYNAKTPSGQSHTNPLASRTFGTWTFLSSIVRGYAAYNITTPVAYDLAAWSFGIALMHFVGEWLGFGSAEFRGRFVAPLIVASSSLVWMLTQRERYLAL
- a CDS encoding ketoreductase (BUSCO:EOG0926310O;~COG:I;~EggNog:ENOG410PFH9;~InterPro:IPR002347,IPR027533,IPR036291,IPR020904;~PFAM:PF00106,PF13561;~SMCOG1001:short-chain dehydrogenase/reductase SDR;~TransMembrane:3 (o35-55i201-220o297-315i);~antiSMASH:Cluster_4.6;~go_component: GO:0005783 - endoplasmic reticulum [Evidence IEA];~go_function: GO:0016491 - oxidoreductase activity [Evidence IEA];~go_function: GO:0045703 - ketoreductase activity [Evidence IEA];~go_process: GO:0030497 - fatty acid elongation [Evidence IEA];~go_process: GO:0055114 - oxidation-reduction process [Evidence IEA]) — protein: MEFLSKYSDCLSNWQFHVTPGPQAVAALGLLSTGAFYIVWKALTFIRVILSLFVLPGKPLRSFGPQGSWAVVTGASDGLGKEFALQLARSGFNILLVSRTASKLAILEDEIKAKNPSVQTKSVSMDYAQNNDADYANLKAVIDELDVAVLINNVGKSHSIPVPFALTPEDEMNDIITINCTGTLRTTQLVVPGMAQRKRGLILTMGSFGGLLPTPLLATYSGSKAFLQQWSTALGAELEQHGVTVELVQAYLITSAMSKVRKTSATIPDPRAFVKSVLGKIGRNGGSPGYAYSSSPYWSHGLMAWFLTCVAGVMNKTVLGQNKGMHESIRTRALRKAEREKGKKAT